A portion of the Aquicoccus sp. G2-2 genome contains these proteins:
- a CDS encoding CsbD family protein produces the protein MNWDQIEGNWKQLKGKAKAKWGDLTDDELDRIDGRRDQMVGLVQEKYGKAKDEAEREVDEWSRQA, from the coding sequence ATGAACTGGGATCAGATTGAAGGTAACTGGAAACAGTTGAAAGGCAAAGCAAAGGCCAAATGGGGCGATCTGACAGATGACGAACTTGATCGCATCGATGGACGCCGCGACCAGATGGTCGGCCTTGTGCAGGAGAAATACGGCAAGGCGAAGGACGAGGCCGAGCGTGAAGTTGATGAGTGGAGCCGTCAGGCTTGA
- a CDS encoding AI-2E family transporter, translated as MDAIDRAAKLAVIAVGVIACFAALDALESIAAPTALALVTGIVLSPLSYFWERRGFSPLIGALLGLVGTLVIVAGLMLTFQPVIARLVEQAPKVWSDMRDAIEFVQHFVRGMQEAREEVEKVVTPAADAASKLSNAGDAAPKGEGLGLPTVSDALLAAPAVLSQILIFAGVLFFFLLTRRNLYDWVASQLPGGNTDHPRASLREAENLVSRYFLTITLINAGLGVVTAGMLQIYGMPGAAGLGVVAFLLNFILYLGPAVFFCSLVFAGIGVFDGVMVVLPALTFLGLNTIEGQLVTPTLVGRHMQLNPLVVFLALVFGIWLWGPLGGIVAIPVVLWLLVVTGVLPREVADASLEEAKRP; from the coding sequence TTGGACGCAATAGACAGGGCCGCGAAACTGGCAGTGATCGCCGTGGGCGTGATCGCATGCTTTGCCGCGCTCGACGCGCTTGAATCGATTGCCGCCCCGACGGCTCTGGCGCTGGTTACGGGTATTGTGCTGTCGCCGCTGTCGTATTTCTGGGAACGGCGTGGGTTTTCACCGCTGATTGGCGCGTTGCTTGGGCTTGTGGGAACGCTGGTGATCGTTGCCGGGCTGATGTTGACCTTTCAGCCGGTCATCGCTCGCCTCGTGGAGCAGGCGCCAAAAGTCTGGTCCGACATGCGCGATGCGATTGAGTTCGTGCAGCATTTCGTCAGGGGTATGCAGGAGGCGCGCGAAGAGGTCGAGAAGGTGGTGACCCCCGCCGCTGACGCCGCAAGCAAGCTGTCCAATGCGGGCGATGCAGCGCCCAAGGGCGAAGGGCTGGGCTTGCCTACGGTCTCGGACGCGTTGCTGGCGGCACCTGCCGTGCTGTCGCAGATCCTGATCTTTGCGGGGGTTTTGTTCTTCTTCCTGCTGACACGCCGCAACCTTTATGACTGGGTGGCCAGCCAACTGCCGGGAGGCAACACGGATCATCCGCGCGCGTCCCTCAGAGAGGCGGAGAATCTGGTGTCGCGTTATTTTCTTACCATCACGCTTATTAATGCCGGTCTTGGGGTTGTCACTGCCGGGATGTTGCAGATTTACGGAATGCCGGGCGCTGCCGGACTTGGCGTGGTGGCGTTCTTGCTGAATTTCATTCTTTACCTTGGGCCAGCGGTGTTTTTCTGCTCGCTTGTGTTCGCGGGCATAGGTGTGTTTGACGGGGTTATGGTGGTTCTGCCTGCGCTTACCTTTCTTGGTCTCAATACTATCGAGGGGCAGCTCGTGACGCCGACGCTTGTCGGGCGTCATATGCAGCTCAACCCGCTGGTTGTGTTTCTGGCGCTGGTCTTTGGCATCTGGCTTTGGGGGCCACTTGGCGGGATCGTGGCGATCCCGGTTGTCTTGTGGCTTCTCGTGGTGACCGGCGTGCTTCCTCGGGAGGTTGCTGACGCATCTCTGGAAGAGGCAAAACGCCCCTAG
- a CDS encoding glutaredoxin, with the protein MDMPGHLCPFGLKSRSLLRRKGYQIDDNLLESREEVDAFMAAHDVKTTPQTFINAERIGGYTDLKKYFGMKVLAEDETTYRPIIAIFGSTALMALAIVLNLYGGFPVLAWLKWFFAISMAALAIQKLQDVGGFVNGFLGYDLLARRYVPYGYAYPFLELWTGVGMMALIGAGSALIWLVAPVGIFIGTIGSVSVIKAVYIDKRELKCACVGGGSNVPLGFTSLTENLVMAGMGIWMLGAWFATV; encoded by the coding sequence ATGGACATGCCGGGGCACCTCTGCCCTTTCGGGCTCAAATCCCGGTCGCTGCTGCGCCGCAAAGGTTACCAGATTGATGACAATCTGTTGGAAAGCCGCGAAGAGGTAGATGCCTTCATGGCCGCTCATGACGTCAAGACGACGCCACAGACCTTTATCAACGCCGAACGGATAGGCGGCTACACCGATTTGAAAAAATACTTCGGTATGAAGGTGCTGGCCGAAGATGAAACGACCTACCGACCCATCATCGCGATCTTCGGCTCAACCGCCTTGATGGCTCTGGCAATCGTCCTCAATCTTTACGGCGGTTTTCCCGTTCTGGCTTGGCTCAAATGGTTCTTTGCAATCTCGATGGCGGCCCTCGCAATTCAGAAACTTCAGGATGTGGGCGGCTTCGTAAACGGATTTCTCGGCTATGACTTATTGGCACGCCGTTATGTGCCCTACGGATATGCTTACCCGTTCCTCGAACTCTGGACCGGGGTCGGAATGATGGCCCTGATCGGCGCAGGAAGTGCCTTGATCTGGCTGGTCGCCCCTGTCGGCATCTTTATCGGCACTATCGGTTCAGTGAGCGTTATAAAGGCCGTCTATATCGACAAGCGCGAGTTGAAATGCGCCTGCGTCGGCGGCGGGTCCAACGTGCCGCTGGGGTTCACATCTCTTACCGAGAACCTTGTCATGGCCGGGATGGGCATCTGGATGCTGGGGGCGTGGTTTGCAACTGTCTGA
- a CDS encoding metal-sensitive transcriptional regulator has translation MKQDKQLTLDRLARVEGQVRGIAKMVQADRYCVEILTQIAAVRSALKGVERVLLENHAHHCVEDAIDSRDPKQQREKFNELIALLQKAQP, from the coding sequence ATGAAGCAGGACAAACAGTTGACGCTCGACAGGCTTGCACGGGTGGAAGGTCAGGTGCGTGGAATTGCGAAAATGGTTCAAGCCGACCGCTATTGCGTCGAAATCCTGACCCAGATCGCGGCGGTTCGCTCGGCGCTGAAAGGGGTGGAGCGCGTGTTATTGGAAAACCACGCCCATCATTGTGTCGAGGACGCCATAGACAGTCGTGATCCCAAACAACAACGCGAAAAATTCAACGAGCTGATCGCGTTGCTACAAAAAGCGCAGCCTTAG
- a CDS encoding FAD-dependent oxidoreductase, translating to MTEIENATCLIAGGGPAGLMCGCLLARSGVNTIVLEKHEDFLRDFRGDTIHPSTLEIMHELGVLENFLRLPHQDVSYAEADIAGTSVRLADFTRLPVQHQRLVLMPQWNFLNFISQEAKKLPNFKLLMKTEAKSILREGERVSGLRVEDEKGERDIHASGLVIAADGRNSRLRDDAGLLVNTIGAPMDVLWFKLNHRANDDQQVIAGRVESGQFLVMIYRGDYWQCALIICKGTAKSIKARGIEDFRRRVAKLAKRDTAEEIKSWDDVKLLAVQIDRLKEWHKPGLLFIGDAAHAMSPIGGVGINLAIQDAVAAANLLYEPLGSGQIEEGDLARVQRRRAFPTWATQQLQIAIQKRVIGPTLRGANPRVIWPIKLMQYWPWLQRFPARVIGLGFRPEHVHSPLKLESL from the coding sequence ATGACTGAGATTGAGAATGCGACATGTCTGATTGCAGGCGGTGGGCCTGCGGGATTGATGTGCGGATGCCTTTTGGCGCGTTCAGGTGTGAATACGATCGTTCTGGAAAAGCACGAAGACTTTCTACGAGACTTTCGCGGTGACACAATACATCCCTCGACGCTGGAAATCATGCATGAGCTGGGCGTGTTGGAGAATTTCCTGCGTTTGCCACATCAGGACGTGAGCTACGCCGAAGCCGACATTGCCGGGACATCTGTTCGGTTGGCGGATTTCACGCGTCTTCCGGTGCAACATCAGCGGCTTGTTCTGATGCCACAATGGAACTTCCTCAATTTCATTTCCCAAGAGGCAAAAAAACTTCCGAATTTCAAACTTCTGATGAAGACAGAGGCAAAATCCATTTTGCGCGAGGGTGAGCGTGTCTCGGGTTTGCGCGTTGAGGACGAAAAGGGCGAACGGGATATTCACGCCAGTGGATTGGTTATTGCTGCGGACGGGCGCAATTCTCGACTTCGTGACGACGCGGGCCTTCTTGTAAACACTATCGGCGCTCCCATGGATGTGTTGTGGTTCAAGCTGAACCACCGCGCGAACGATGATCAGCAAGTGATAGCCGGTCGCGTAGAAAGCGGACAATTTCTTGTCATGATTTATCGCGGTGATTATTGGCAGTGCGCGTTGATTATCTGCAAGGGAACAGCCAAGAGCATCAAGGCCAGAGGAATAGAGGATTTTCGTAGACGAGTTGCAAAACTGGCCAAACGTGACACTGCGGAAGAGATTAAAAGTTGGGATGACGTAAAACTGCTGGCGGTTCAGATTGACCGGCTCAAGGAGTGGCACAAGCCGGGGCTTCTATTCATAGGCGACGCGGCGCATGCGATGTCTCCGATTGGGGGAGTCGGCATTAACCTTGCAATTCAGGATGCCGTCGCTGCCGCCAATCTTCTGTATGAACCCCTTGGGAGCGGTCAAATTGAAGAAGGTGACCTTGCCCGTGTGCAACGCCGACGCGCATTTCCGACCTGGGCCACGCAGCAGCTTCAGATCGCAATACAGAAACGCGTTATTGGTCCCACTCTGAGGGGTGCAAATCCACGGGTCATATGGCCCATCAAATTGATGCAATACTGGCCTTGGCTTCAACGATTTCCTGCCCGCGTCATCGGCCTTGGATTTCGTCCGGAGCATGTTCATTCGCCTCTGAAGCTCGAGTCTTTGTAA
- a CDS encoding membrane-bound PQQ-dependent dehydrogenase, glucose/quinate/shikimate family, with product MSTFTANPQSHSIRSHSRGGFELYATILGILIAIIGLILAVGGVYLITLGGSWYYAIAGLLLICAGALMVVNRRSGAWLYGLIWLGTVIWAVWEVTLDGWQSASDWWALVPRVVAPTVILVLVAIALPGLRRGWLKGRAAMVAACLALGSGWMGAHPVQAQDSVTQDQTQTPSATHDTTTTNATTSDDAGASVSPVVAETKDPPTDVLPPVGEDWPAYGGNEAAQRYSPLDQIDTGNVAKLEQVWTFHTGDLPTDKTEGKYSPENTPLKIGDTLYVCSPMNQIIALDAATGLEDWRYDAKVSPDAIPYGATCKGLAYYAQQNADPDSLCATRLIMGTLDARLIAVDAHTGQICSDFGTQGQVNLNNGLGHTVPGWYAVTSAPVIVRGVVITGAQVSDNEANDAPSGVVRGYDAVTGKFLWAWDLGQGGVVGEPAEGETYTRGTPNMWTTATGDEALGLVYLPLGNSSSDYWGPDRSEAENEYASSLVALDATTGKEAWHFQTVHHDVWDYDLGSQVTLVDFPTEGGSVPALILPSKQGQIYILNRETGNSLFPVEERKVTTTGGPETEYMSPTQPYSGYASLTKPDLTEYDMWGMSPIDQLWCRIQFRRAHYTGQFTAPSADKPFIEYPGYNGGSDWGSVSVDPKRGILIANYNDMPNYDQFIPREKADSKGIKAFGKNNGNVSAMEGVPYAINVNAGWRVPGTGMLCSQPPYGWIRGIDLATGKTLWDEPFGSAEKNGPFGLPSFLPFTIGTPNNGGPITTAGGLTFVAATTDGKLRAFNTKTGAELWSTDLPAGGQTTPMTYEAGGRQFVVIYPGGHHFMETPVGDEVIAYALPK from the coding sequence ATGTCCACGTTCACAGCAAATCCACAAAGCCATTCAATCCGTTCCCATTCAAGGGGAGGGTTTGAATTATATGCCACCATTCTCGGCATCCTCATCGCGATCATCGGGCTTATCCTCGCGGTGGGTGGTGTTTACCTCATCACCCTCGGGGGGTCGTGGTATTATGCAATCGCCGGACTATTGCTGATCTGTGCCGGTGCGCTGATGGTCGTCAACCGCCGCAGCGGAGCGTGGCTCTACGGCCTGATCTGGCTGGGCACGGTAATCTGGGCGGTTTGGGAAGTGACACTGGACGGTTGGCAATCCGCGTCTGACTGGTGGGCGCTGGTGCCGCGCGTTGTCGCGCCGACAGTGATTCTGGTGCTGGTCGCGATCGCGTTGCCGGGGCTGCGGCGCGGTTGGCTAAAAGGGCGCGCGGCAATGGTCGCCGCCTGTCTCGCGCTTGGCTCGGGTTGGATGGGCGCGCATCCGGTGCAGGCGCAAGACAGCGTTACGCAGGATCAGACGCAGACGCCCAGCGCAACACACGACACGACCACCACAAATGCCACCACCAGCGACGACGCCGGCGCCAGCGTCAGCCCCGTCGTCGCCGAAACCAAAGACCCACCCACGGACGTTCTGCCACCAGTGGGCGAGGATTGGCCCGCCTATGGCGGCAATGAGGCGGCTCAACGCTATTCACCGCTCGACCAGATCGACACCGGCAATGTGGCGAAGCTTGAACAGGTCTGGACCTTCCATACCGGCGACCTTCCGACAGACAAGACTGAGGGAAAGTATTCCCCCGAGAACACGCCGCTGAAAATCGGTGACACCCTCTATGTCTGCTCCCCGATGAACCAGATCATTGCACTTGACGCGGCGACGGGCCTAGAGGACTGGCGCTACGATGCCAAAGTATCGCCCGATGCAATTCCCTATGGTGCCACCTGCAAGGGGTTGGCCTATTACGCACAACAGAATGCCGACCCAGACAGCCTGTGTGCCACGCGCCTGATCATGGGGACGCTGGATGCACGGCTGATTGCGGTCGATGCACATACCGGCCAAATCTGCTCCGATTTTGGGACCCAAGGCCAAGTCAATCTCAACAATGGTCTCGGCCACACCGTGCCGGGCTGGTATGCCGTTACTTCGGCGCCTGTGATCGTGCGCGGCGTTGTCATCACCGGCGCACAGGTCAGCGACAATGAAGCAAACGATGCGCCCTCTGGCGTGGTCCGCGGTTATGACGCGGTCACAGGCAAATTCCTCTGGGCCTGGGATCTGGGCCAGGGCGGCGTTGTTGGCGAACCCGCGGAAGGTGAAACCTATACTCGCGGCACGCCGAATATGTGGACCACAGCCACCGGAGACGAGGCGCTAGGGCTTGTCTACCTACCCTTGGGCAATTCGTCCTCTGACTATTGGGGCCCGGACCGCAGCGAGGCCGAGAACGAATATGCCTCATCGCTGGTCGCGCTCGACGCCACGACCGGCAAAGAAGCGTGGCACTTCCAAACCGTGCATCACGATGTCTGGGATTACGATCTCGGCAGTCAGGTGACGCTTGTGGATTTCCCGACTGAAGGTGGCTCGGTTCCGGCGCTGATCCTGCCGTCCAAACAGGGCCAAATCTATATCCTCAATCGCGAAACCGGCAATAGCCTGTTCCCGGTGGAGGAGCGCAAGGTAACAACAACCGGCGGCCCGGAGACAGAGTACATGTCGCCAACGCAACCCTATTCGGGCTATGCAAGCCTCACCAAACCCGACCTGACCGAATACGACATGTGGGGGATGAGCCCGATTGACCAGCTCTGGTGCCGGATCCAGTTTCGCCGCGCACATTACACCGGCCAGTTTACCGCACCTTCCGCCGACAAGCCGTTCATCGAATATCCCGGCTATAACGGCGGGTCGGACTGGGGCAGTGTCTCGGTTGATCCCAAACGCGGAATCCTCATCGCCAACTACAATGACATGCCCAACTACGACCAGTTCATTCCCCGCGAAAAGGCAGATTCGAAAGGAATCAAGGCGTTTGGGAAGAACAACGGCAATGTCTCGGCCATGGAAGGCGTGCCCTATGCGATCAACGTGAACGCGGGCTGGCGTGTGCCGGGAACGGGGATGCTGTGTTCGCAGCCACCCTACGGCTGGATCCGCGGTATCGACCTTGCCACCGGAAAAACGCTGTGGGACGAACCCTTCGGCTCGGCCGAGAAGAACGGCCCGTTCGGCCTGCCATCGTTCCTGCCCTTCACGATTGGCACGCCCAACAACGGCGGCCCGATCACGACGGCGGGCGGCCTGACTTTCGTGGCGGCAACGACCGACGGCAAGCTGCGCGCCTTCAACACCAAAACGGGCGCGGAATTGTGGTCGACAGACCTGCCAGCAGGAGGCCAGACAACGCCGATGACCTACGAGGCCGGTGGACGGCAGTTCGTTGTTATCTACCCCGGCGGGCATCACTTCATGGAAACACCCGTGGGTGACGAGGTGATCGCCTACGCTCTGCCAAAGTGA